ttaaaaacaatagaacCAGCATGTCATCCTGTGTTTTTAGCCAGAATATGGGGGACACTGTTAAAGTCCTCTGGCTTCAGGATGCACGTGGGGTGCGTCTCACCCCAATGGACGGTGTGGATGGAGATCACTGTAAAATCACTGCTGCCTGGTCCTCAGCTGTGTTTCCTGCCTTTCCCCAGACAGAAGCATAGCAACTCCTTAGCTCTGCTACTCGCTCGCAGCTCATCTGAGTCACCCCGAGAGGTGGGCAGGGAACAGTTCGCTGTCCTCAGGTTCCAGGAGAACACAGGCCTCCTTAATATCCCAGAGCCATTTGTGGGGAAGCCGGGAACCGTGTGCTGAGTCTGGGGGTAAGGCACTCAGGATGTGGCCCTGGCCAACTTCTCTGGCCTCGTCTCTCCACTCCCCTCGTCTGTGACAGAACTGGTCGCTTCCTTTGTCCCAAGCCTTTGCATAAGCTTTTCCCTCGGCCTGATTGCCTTTCCCATCCTTGAGCACTGCGTCGTGTTCTCTAGGTCCCTGAGCCCCCAAGAAAGTGCGGTGTCCTGCTGTGGGCTCCTCAAGTACCCGTGCTTACCTTCTTCACGGTACTTGCCACACTCGTGTTGTCTTCTGCACTCATTTCTGCTCCTTGAGAGCAGAGGCTGCTTTATTACCACTTGTAGTCAGGGCTTGTAAATGTGAGCTGAGGGAACCAATGACCTCCTGGTGCCACCCCAGCTTTCTCTGGGTCAGTCTGGACGAGTAGCCACAATTGCCACAATCACAGGGTAGGGTGGCAGCGGTATTCCCTCAGCCCTTCTGGGTAACTGCAACGGGATACTTGGCCTAAACTCGGATTCAGGTATCACCGAGTGTTGAgcaagtgccaggcactgttagtTACTGTAGTTATCGTTTCGTTTCCGGCAAGGCCCTGAGACATAAGTCTTGGTATCCTTTTGTGTAGTTGAGAAAGCTGGCACTGGTTAAGACTTGCTCAGGATCACAGTCTgccaggtggcagagctgggcatAGAACCTGATCATTTCCTTGTGGGCCTGGGGCACGTTCATAAAACTGTGTTAGTCTTCGGCAACACTGCTGTGTGAAGACTTATGTCCCCAGTGACACCAGTGACCTGGGGAGGAGAAGCCGAAGAAAACCGCCCTAGTCTGTGAGGTCAGCTCCTGAGGGACGGCTGTCGGCATGGCAGTGGGACTGTCCATTTTCCAAACGACACATGGAGATTTAAGGAAGCTCAAGGTCGCTTAGCAGCACTTGAGCCAGGAGAGGCCTGATCTCGTCAACTGATGTCCGTTGACAGCCTGCCCTTGCTCTCTAACAGCAAATTCTTCTGTTTTTGGTGGGGTGACACGTTAAGGGGTGTAGGTTTTCAAAGACGAGGCCAGCCTCCCAGGCAGTCCTGCTTTCTGACCTGGTGTGAAGCTGCCTCTCGCCCAAGGGCAGGGCTTCCTGAGTATCTGGACCTTCTATGAAACAAATCTCACACACAAGCCCACGGGTACCAAACTAAGCTAGGACAAAGGTTGTTATGGAAACCAGTTTAATGCTAGGAAGATGTTTTCACCGAAGCTGCCTAGGGAAGCTGTAGGGTCTGGCCTGTGTCCCACAAGACCTGGGGCCCCTGGGCAGCCACTCACTGAGCCACACCTCCACCCTCATTTCTACTCAATGTGGGACTATGTTTGGTGCCTAGACCACTGTTTGGGAATCCACAGAGCCACTGCCAAGGTGACACGTCCCCCCATCTTGCACTGTCCcactactccccttgggaagggtAGGTTGGGAAGTATCCCATTTGTAAAACACTATGTGTCAGGTCTTATAGATGTATTTGCACACATAACTTCGTTCCACTTTAACCAATAATCCTGTGGTATATAgttattgtctccatttcattaatGTGGGAAGTGtcttgaccaaggtcacatagctaataagtgacaaagtcaagattcaaacctaggctggctccagagcccctTTGTGCTTGAAATAGGAACCTAGTCAAGTACAGTTTGTTCTTTTATGTTGCTaaatagtcccattgatttataaAGTTTCCTTTGGAAAGAAAGTGATAAATGCAATTATAAAGACAGATTCTCGAGGCAACTTGCCTTCCAGCTTTGGGTCTGGAACGCGGTGGCTGCGTGGGATGGGGTGGAGAATCAGCCCTGAAGTGTGAGAGCTAGCACGGCTGGCTGCTGTGGACAAGCAGGGTAACTTCCGTAAATGATTGGGTTTTAACAGGTTACAGGCTGTCCCCAACTTAAGACTTTTTGACTTTACGGTTAGTGCACAAGTGATGCACGGATTCAGTAGAAATCGTTGTtcgaattttgatcttttcccgcGCTACCCATATGTGGTGAAATAAGTCTTGTAAGGCTGGACAGTGACTGCAAGCTGCAGCTCCGGGCCAGCCACCAGTGCAGGAGGTGAACTACCAGCACTCTTCAATGGACTCTCGCCAGCATTTTTTAGATactgtattttgtgttttcttaccCATCATGTCTATAAAACACCCATCTGTGTCTCCTGTGGTGGTAAGAAGAggaaggcaattttttttttaaacttttattatttaagtgtgttttttccaggacccatcagttccaagtcaaatagttgtttcagtctagttgtggagggcacagctcactgacccatgtgggcaTTGAACCGGCGACCATGTTAAGAGCacagcactctaaccaactgaactaaccgtcTGCCCCCAAGGAAGGCAATTCTTGAGATGAAACGCAGGATAATGGCCCAGCTGTTGGCTACtgaagtgttctgagcatgtttaatgTAGGCGAGGCTAAGCAGATGTTCGATAggtgtattaaatacatttttgacttaaaacattttcaacttaGGATGTGTTTATTGGGTGGTAAGCCCATCATAAGTGGTAGAGCATGTGTACTTAAAGTTTCACTGAATTCTGCCACTCCCCTTTCTGTGTAGTACTTTCTCTTAGAGATAAGATTTGCGGGAAGAGAGCAATGGTTTGGATTTGGCCAATGGTTtttgtggaaaaaagggaaagcaGAGGGTAAGAGCATGAAACTAACTTGGCCTGCCTCCCTTGGGCATTCTGACTCGAAAGAGATAGGATCTGTCCTGGGAAGAGGGTCCCATATGAACACTGGTGGGCCCTCAGGCCTGGAAGCACAGCATACGCAAGTCTCCCAGGGGATTTCTCCAGCCAGTCTGCCAAAGAGAAAGCTCTGCTTTTGTGAACGCTACACAAGCCACAGATGCAGACGTGGCAGCCAGTGCTACTTGTGCTGTGCTTGAGAGCCTGGCTGGGGGCCCAGAACCCATCGCACAACCCATCAGAGCAGCCAGGGACGTTCATCTTGGTGTCATGTGTGCCTGCCCAGGAACGGGGATCCTGATACTTACAAATCATGTAATGTGTTCCCCCCACTCTTCCAGTGTACTGTCACAGACCCCCGCACTCCTACCCAGAGCCGGGTGGGACACTGAACCAGTTCAGATCAGGGTCAGATTTATATTCCTGTGGAAAAGTGACATAATCACTTAGCTTGAGCCCTTGGCTTCAAATTCAAGCTGAGGGCAGGATGGGAACCTGGGGTCCCTGCCTGGAATTAAAGCACCCTGGCATCTGTCTTCACAAAAGCAGACAACTGATACAGACCTGACGTTTGTGTAGCAGGACGCGGAGCAGTCTGCCCTCAGTCTCCCTGTGCAGTCCGGCCAGCGGCAGACTTACACTGCAGCACCAATAGATTCTAATAAATCCCTACAGACTGGAATCTGTGAGAAGGCCTTTGATTAAGGAAGTACCCCATAGGGCAGTTCCACACCCTGcattctccatttcctcccaCAGAGCAAGAGAGCTTGCTAGCAGAGCTCCAGCCCAGCCAGGGCTCTTCGAGGTCCTGAGGCAGCAAGGTGAGGAGGTGATTAAGGAGCACGTCCAGGTGGATGAATGAGGAGGGTGCCAGCCAGGGCCCTTGTCGCCCAGGCAGTTTCCACCACGGAGGTCTTCCCCCACTGCCAGTTTCTTTGGCTTGCCTCTGTTCTTGTCCACCTAACCTCTCGCCAGCCCGTAAACCAAGCAGAAGTGGGAAAGGGGAGAGACGACAAAGACAATTTGCAAAACTTGTCTGCTCTCCTCAGCTGGAGTCTATGGCTACACGTGCCAGGGTGTCCACCTGGCTGAGTACCGAGATTCTACTTCCAGGTTATGTTGGGGATGATGAAATAGCTTCTGGGTCCCAGACCCTCTTTTTTGAGCCTTTGTCCAGGTGGGGCTGGCAGCAGAACCCTGAAGGGCCAGGCAGGCAGTCCTGGTCCTGAGAGAGGTAGAGGAGGCCCCCAAAACTTCAGCTCCACGCTGAAGGCCCCTTTCTAGACTTTGGCATAAAAGTCTCCTTTTCCTCAAGTTAGGGTAAGAAAACACCATCATGAATGTTTGGAAGGCCTCACGTTCAGGTTGGCCTCAGCTGGCCAACGCTTCAGTCAGCCACCCACCAAAGTCCAGGCCGGCAGCTGATTGGACATGATTGTTTTTTATAGAACTGGTAAGTCACTTAAGACAGTTGACCTTGAGcttttcctcccctacagagAGCCACTGCCCCTGGTGAAGAGAAACCAGAGGACCctggtttgtttggtttgttttatacAACAATAGACTGTCCACACTGGTAGGAACCTcctccagatgaagaaacaggtcaGAGCAGGAGGTGACCTGCCTAAGGTCTCAGGGAACTGGGAGTAGAGCCAGGGGTCCTGGCTTCCTAGCCAGGAGTTATAAAGCATTTGCTTCTCCgtgaaaataaatactaaaaatattgcCAAGTTACCACACTCCATAATTGGTAGGCCTCATTTCCAGTGACTTTGCCCAAAAGGCTGTAcgttttctgttttctaactaCAGTCTAAATCgcttaaaaaattgaaaagccgGAATGTTCCATTCAGAACGCAGTTCCGTTAGGTGACAGGTTCCACTGTGTGGCCTAAAATTAATCAATGTTTATCAGCTGCATAAAGAATGTTGTAGTGGGATGTTTTATAGAGCAGGTAAACAGAAGGGATGGCAGCCTCGGGGAACACGTGGTGGTTCAGGGCCGTGTCCATCTCGTCCACGTACTCCACCTGCAGGGCGATGTTCAGTGCCTGAGACAGGGCCGTGATCTGGATGTGGTCACACTCCATGGCCATGGGCTCCACTTCCTGCAACGGTCACAGTGAAAAACCCAGTTTAGAAAGGAGGCGCAGCGGAGGACAAATGAGAACTCCAACCCTGGCTTTCATGGTCCTGGGTCAAAGCCTCTGTACTGGGAAataaatcttcacaacaacccatgAGGTAGGCGTGgacacacccattttacagaggaggaaactgaggcttggtgaGCAAGTAACAGCTAGAAATCGCTAGAATTGCAGGGCCTGAATCTAAGTCTTTTTGATTCCAACCCCTCTAGCTGTTTGTGAGAAGAGGCTACTATGAGGAATCTGGAAAGCTGGGCAGGAATTTTTCAGCTTGAGCTTACTAATGCACTGAATCAGCATTTCAGCAGGAAGCGACGCTGTCATGAAGGGATGTCAAGCTTAAGTGCTTACAGAGGGCCAGGCAAGTGCGTCAGGCTGCTGGAGAGACAACGGGGAAAGGCGGAGATGGTGCAAGCTGGCAAGCATGTCCTACTAACTAGGGCAGCTGCCACTTGGCTGCTGCTGTTTGTCGTCATGCAAGAATAAGGCCTGGGAACTGGGTCTTCTGATTCTTCCCGAGAAATCCAGATTTTCACATGAAAACTGCCCAATGTTTAAATGTTGGCAGTTTGTTCAGATTAATACCTAACATCATAAACACATCTTGAGGCAAATGTGACTCCGGGGTTGCTATTCCATAATTATGTTAACAGTCCAGTCCAAAGCCCTTATTTCTCAGATGGGAAATCTGAGGCCCAGAAAcggaaagtgacttgcccaaagccacacagttcAGGGAGCTCAAGTAGGATGTTTGAGAGGGACACCCAGGTTCCCTGGCTAGGGATGCTGGTGCTAACATGTCCTAAGGGGAGCGGGGggagcagagcccagggctgCGCACTGAGTCCCCACAGCTTGGGACCCTGCGGACCTACGTGAGTGCAGAAGTCTTTGATGTCCATTTCCTCGTCGATGAAGTGTCGGAAAAAGTCTGCGCGGTTCCTGATGAAGGCGGACGTGAGCAGGCGCAGGAACTGCACGATTCTGTCCGAGGCGCTCTGGTCGTTGAACGCCGTCAGCAGACTGGACACCGAGCCGTCCTTCTCCACCAGCTCTACCGCACTGTAGAACTGGACCCCGCCGGGCATGAGCCGGGACAGGCACAGGCAAGACCCCTCCCTCCGAGGGGCTCCCTCCACCTGCGCTCTCATTTTAAACCCTCAGGCTGAGGTACCAGAATCAATCAATCTCAGATCCCACGTAAAGGCTGAGGAATAGGGTTAGAAGTACTTTGTAATAAGAGCCTTAGCCCAGAGTCAAGTCTAGTAAACATCAGCCGGGGTCTCCCTCCAACACCATCTGGGTGGGAGTTTTATTT
The nucleotide sequence above comes from Rhinolophus ferrumequinum isolate MPI-CBG mRhiFer1 chromosome 6, mRhiFer1_v1.p, whole genome shotgun sequence. Encoded proteins:
- the OTUB2 gene encoding ubiquitin thioesterase OTUB2, which translates into the protein MSETSFNLISEKCDILSILRDHPENRIYQRKIQELSKRFTAIRKTKGDGNCFYRALGYAYLESLLGKSREILKFKERVLQTPNDLLVAGFEEHKFRNFFNAFYSAVELVEKDGSVSSLLTAFNDQSASDRIVQFLRLLTSAFIRNRADFFRHFIDEEMDIKDFCTHEVEPMAMECDHIQITALSQALNIALQVEYVDEMDTALNHHVFPEAAIPSVYLLYKTSHYNILYAADKH